CGGCGAGGTCGTTCTCGAGGCTCGCCACGTCGTCTTCCATCTCCGCGAGGAGGTCCTGTGCCGGACCGTTCTCGTCGATGAACGCCTCCAGCGCGTCCGTGTACGCTTCGAGTTCGGAGACGCGGCTCTGGACGTGCTCGATTTCGACCTGCGTGGAGTTCGGCACGCCGCCGAACGCCTCCTGGATGGTCTCGAGGTCGTCGTCGTCGACGGCGTCCTCGCGAATCGCGGTGGCGAGCGCGCCGGCCACGTCGCCCGCGTCGAACGTCGGCGCGACAGACTCGCTCTCGTCGACCGCGACGGGGTCGTCGTCCGCGACCGGTTCGGTCGACTCCTCGACCACGGGGTCGTCGTCGAGTTCCGCGGAGAGACCGGGGTCGGCCGGTGCGGCGTCCTCGTCCGCGTCGTCCGCCGGGTCCTCGTCGGTCACGGATTCCGGGTCGGCGGAGACGCCGGGTTCGGACTCGGTGCCGAGGGCCACGTCACCCTCAAGAATCTCGGCGTCGTCGTCGGCGACCGCGCCGACGTCGCCGGCGACTTCCGCTTCGATGCCGTCGCCCGCGTCGGCTTCGGCCGCTTCGTCGTCTTCGAGACCGGGCACCGTGTCGCGCTCGCCGCCAGCGAGTTCGCGCACGACGTCCGTGGACTCCGGCGGGACGACCTCGTCGATGTCGTCGCCGTCGACCTCGACGGTCGGCGCGGAGAGGAACGGCGTCTCGTCCTGGCCGTCCTCCATGCGCACGCCGTAGACGGTCGTGAACTCCTCGCCGGCCTCGACTTCGCGCTCGAACTGGACGACGCCGTCGCCGCTCGCGGTCCAGTGTTCGCTCCCGTACTCGGGGTGGAAGCCGATCTGGTCGATGCCGAACTCGTCGGGAATCTCGTCGACGATGGCGAACTCGACGGCGTCGTCCCGTGTGGACGACACCTCGAACGCGACGGCGGGCACCGGGAAGTCTTCGGCGTTGAAGAACTTGCTGACGGTGACGCCGTCGGTCTCGACGACTGTCTCGTCACTCACGAGAACCACCTACGTGTCGGTCGTGCATAGGCCAACGTACGCGGAGCAGGACTTAAATTACCCGGCGCCGACGACCGCCACTCAGTCGCCTGTCACGTTCACGCGGTCGCCGATTTCCACGACGTCCAGACGCTCGGGGTAGTCGAAACTCCGGGCGTGGTGGTGGAGCGCCGTCGGGTCCGCGGTCAGTCCCTTCCACATGTCCCAGTGGGAGGGGAGCAGGCGGTCGAACTGGAGGTCGCTGGCCGCCTCGATTATCTGGTTCTCGTCGTTGTACCAGCGCGTGCGCTTCGGTTCGCGGGTCTGCTTGTCGGGAATCCGGCCGACCGTCCCGAACGCGAGGATGCCGAGGTCGACGTCGTAGCGCTCGCCGAGGGCCGCGAAGTCGTCGCTCGGTTTCGTGTCGCCGCCGTGGAAGACGGTGCCGGCGTCGTGTTCGAACACGTAGGAGACGGGGTGGGTGGCGTCCGGGTCGTTGGCTACTTCGACGTGTACCGTGAACTCGCCGACCTCGACGGTGTCACCCTCCGCGACCGTCTGGTACTGGTCCTGCTGGACGGCGTAGCGGTCGTGCCACTCCTCCTCGTCGCGGGCCACCGTCACGGAGTCGTCGGGCGCGTACAGCGTCGCGCCGGTCTCCGCGAGAATCGGCGCCTGGCTCGGGCCGTGGACGTGGTCGGTGTGTTCGTGCGTCGCGAACACGGCGTCCGCCTCAGTCACGTCCCGCGGGTCGAAGGGCACCGGAATCATCCGCACGGTGCGCGGCGGGTCGCCGGTTCCGAGGTAGGGGTCGACGAACAGCGTCGTCCCCTCGCTGCCCTTCAACACGAAGCCGTTGCAGCCGAGATACCAGACCGCCACGCCGTCCGGGTCGGCGTCCGCGACGGCCGTCGGCAGCCAGTCGCCCCAGTCCGAGTGTACCATACCGGCGGGTCGCCCGCGCCGCCCCTAAGCCTTCCGGGGTCGCCACCATTCTTAACACCGAGGGCACACTAGCGAGAGCAGATGACCGTCATCGCAGAACTGACACTTTCGTCGCCGAAGATAGTGTTACACGAGTCGATGACGGCCGCGCCCGACGTCACCGTCGACATCGAATCGCTCGACGGCCTCGACCCCGAACAGCCGGAGTTCGTGTTCTGGGCGAAAGGCACCGGGCTCGACGACTTCGACGCCGCCCTCCGCGAAGACCCGTCGGTCGGGACAGTCTCCCGACTCGACGTCCTCGACGACCGCTACCTCTACCGCATCCAGTTCAGCGACGACGTCGGCGTCGTCCTCTACCCGCACTGGCTCTCGACCGGCGCCGTCCTCCTCAACCTCGACGGCCAGAACGGCGAGTGGGAGGCGCGAATGCGGTTCCCGGACCGCGGCGCGCTCCGCGAATTCCGGACGTTCTGCGAGGGCGAGGACATCGACTTCGGCCTCCAGCGCATCTACGACGAACCGGTTCCCGAAGCGCCCGGTCCGCTCACCGACGCCCAGCGCGAAGCCCTCGAAATCGCGCTCGAACGCGGCTACTTCGAGGTCCCGAGGGAGTGCTCGCTCGCCGAAGTCGCCGACGAAATCGGCGTCTCCGAGCAGTCCGTCTCGGAGCGACTGCGGCGCGCCGCCCGCCACCTCGTGCGGGACGCGGTCGACTGAAATCCGAAAACGGAGCGCTCAGTCCTGACAGCAGGCGCCGGACTCCCCGACGAAGTCCACCGAAAGCGGCTCGGAGATGAGTTCGTTCAGCGCCTCGAATTTGGCTTCGAGGGCGTCCTGAGCGTCGAGGTACTCCGCCATCACGGGGTGGTCGTGGAGGTGGGCCTGGGCCTCCTGGACCTCCTGGACGTCCTCCTGGGTGGCGTCGCCGGTCTGGCGCGCGAGCATGAAGTCCTGGCGCAGGTCCTCGAAGTCGCTGATGCGGGACTGGACCTCCTCGTTGGTCTCGACGGCCTCCTTGGTCTCCTCGTACGCCCGGTACTCCGGCGTCTCGGTGATGGCCTCGCCGAGTTGGCGCGCGAGGTCGTCGGCGTCAGTGGTCTCGGTCGCGGCCGCCGCGTCGGCGTCGGAATCGACACTCATGACTCGCAGTTGGACCCGACGGTCTTTCAAGGTGCCGGAACCGGGGGTGAGTGGCGCTGGCGGGGGAACCGTCGGGATTAAACGAGCGAAGCCAGTACCAGTCTGCAATGAGTCACGAAGAGACGCGTTCGGCGGGAGACCTCCGGAACACCGGTCTCTCCCTGAAACACGACCGGACGTGGGACTACGAACTCGACCGCATCGTCGACGAGGTCGAGGAGCGGGACGCCGAGAAGGTCGGCCTGCAGTTCCCCGAGGGACTGAAGCGCCGCGCGCCGATGGTCGCGGACGACCTGCGGAAACTGCTCCCCGACGACGTGCGCGTCCTCATCTCCGGCCAGCCGTGTTACGGCGCCTGCGACCTCGACACGTACATGATGCGGCGGACGGACGTCTTCGTCCACTTCGGGCACTCCCCGATGAAGGAGTCCGAGAAGATCATCTACGTGCCGCTGTTCTCGAACGTCGACGTCGAACCCATCATGGAGCAGTCCCTCGACGAACTGGAGGGAGAGGAGGTCGGCCTCGTCACGACCGCCCAGCACATGAACCTCTTCGAGGAGATGCGGGAGTGGCTGGAGGAGCGCGGCTTCGACGTCCACACGCGACGAGGCGACGACCGCCTCACCCACGAGGGACAGGTACTCGGCTGCAACTACGCGAGCGCGGACATCGACGCCGACCAGGTGTTGTACGTCGGCGGCGGGAAGTTCCACCCGCTCGGCCTCGCGATGGAACACCCCGACAAGAAGGTCGTCATCGCAGACCCGGTCAACAACTCCGTCTCCGTCGCGGACACGGAGCAGTTCCTGAAGCAGCGCTACGCCTCCGTCCACAAGGCGATGGACGCCGAGAAGTGGGGCGTCATCTTCTGTACGAAGATCGGGCAGGGGCGCTGGGACCAGGCGAACGAAATCGTGGAGAACAACGACAACGCCTACCTCATCACGATGGACGAGGTGACGCCAGATAGGCTGCGGAACTTCGACATGGACGCGTTCGTGAACACCGGCTGTCCGCGCATCACGACCGACGACGGCCCGCAGTTCCACAAGCCGATGCTGACGCCCGGCGAGTACGAGATTGCGGTGGGGAACGAACCCCTCGACTCGCTTTCCTTCGACACGTTCCACGGCACGTGGTAGGCCGCCGGTAGCCGGCTGTTCTCTCGCGGACGCTACTCGTCGTTCCGCTCGGAGATGTCGCGGCTGATGGCGAGATAGCGGTCGTCGCCGTCGATGTCGAGTTGCGTGAGGTGCGCTTCGACCGGGAACTCGGAGCCGTCACTGCGCTGGAACTCCGAGACGATGCGGCGGAGGTCGCCCGTCGTGGTTTCGGCGTCCATCGCCCGGACGTCCTCGGGCGTCGCGTTCACGTCCACGTCCCAGACGGCCATGCCGACGACCGTCTCTTCGTCGTAGCCGAGTTCCTCGCAGAAGCGGCGGTTCGCGTCGACGATGACGCCCTCCTCGTCGTGGACGTTTATCATGTCCGGGGAGTTCTCGAAGAGCGCTTCGAGGCGCGCGTTCTTCCGTTCGAGTTGGCGTTTGCGGTGTTCGCGCTCGGTGACGTCGGTGATGAAGCCTTCGAGGGCTTCGAGGTCGTCGTCCGCGTAGATGCCGCGGCCGCGCTCCCAGACGACGCGTTCGTCGCCGCTCCGGGTGCGGATGCGGTACGTGACCTCGAAGGGGTCGCCGGCGTCGAGGGCCGATTGAACGGCGTCCCACACGCGCTCGTCGTCGTCCGGGTGGAGGACGTCGGAGCCCCACGCCACGTCGCCGGTTTCGAGCGCCGAGGCGGCGTAGCCGGTGAGGGCCTCGCACTCGCCGCCGACGAACTCCATCGGCCACTCGGGTTCGTTCCGGCACCGGTACACCATGCCGGGGAGATTTTGGATGAGCGTCTCCAGTCGGCGGTTGCGTTCGTCGAGCGCGCGCCGGGAGCGCACGCGGTCGACGACGTTCCGGATGCGGTTGGCGAGGATGGCGTACTGTTCGGTGGCCGGTCCCTTCTGGAGGTAGTCGGTGACGCCGGCGGAGATGGCGTCGCTGGCGATTTCCTCGCTTCCCTTCCCGGTGAACAGCACGAACGGGAGGTCGGGGTGGTCCTCGCGGACGGCTTCGAGGAACTCGATGCCGTTCCGTCCGGGCATGTCGTAGTCGGAGACGACGCAGTCGACGTCCCGGTCGTCGAGCGCGTCGAGGCCGTCGCTCACGCTCGTCGCCGTCTCGACCTCGAAGGCGTCGTCTTCGCGTTCGAGGAACGTGGCGGCGAGGTCTGCGAAGCCGGGCTCGTCGTCGACGTGGAGCACGCGAATCCGCCCGTCGTCGCTGCCGCCCCGCCCCCGAAAGTTCATAACGGTTCGACGGTAGGAGCCTCGCCGCTAAATAACGTGATGGCCACCGGGACAGACTGAATTACTACTGTGCATCAGCAAAGGTTTTTGTATTTCCACTATGTATGTGTGGGTAGCATGAGCACGACGCGCCGTTCCGGTCCCGTCGAAGGCTGTCGCCCCACGAACCAGACGCCGGTCGCCGTGGACGCCACCACAATCGCCGACGCGTCCCGCGACGACCTGCGAACGCTCGCCGGCGACCTCGCCAGCGAGGGCTACGTCCCCGCCGAAGTCACCGCCGACGCGCGCTTCGACGAGGACTGCTCGCTCGCCACTCAGCGCGAGGCCGACCGCCTCCGAGACCTCGTGGAGGCCGCCGCGTTCCTCGGCGCGAACGCCCTCACGGTCACCGTCGAGGCCGTCGAATCGCCCGAGAAGGCACGCCCCGCGCTCTCCGCCGTCGCCGAGCGCGCGCGCCGCGACGGCGTCGCCCTCAACGTGCAGGGACTCTCGCTGAACTGACTGCCCGCTCTCGGACGCAGGATTCTTCGCCGTCCGCCGCCTCTCCCCGAGCGTGAAGCGCGCGCTCGAACAGCGACTCGCCGAGGCGGAGGGGTTTCGCGACCCGGACCCGGCGCTCGAACAGTACCCGACGCCCGCCGGCCTCGCCGCCCACCTGATTCACGTCGCCGACCTGCAGGGCGACCTCGCCGGTCGGACGGTCGCAGACCTCGGGAGCGGGACGGGAATGCTCGCGCTCGCTGCCGCCACCCGCGACCCCACGCGCGTCCTCGCCGTCGAGTACGACCCGAGCGCGCTCGCCGTCGCCCGCGAGAACGAACGGCGCGTCGACCCCGGCGCGGGAATCGACTGGCTGCGCGGCGACGCGACCCGCCCGCCGCTCGCGAACGTCGACACGGTCGTGATGAATCCTCCCTTCGGCGCGCAGACGGGCAACGAACACGCCGACCGGCGCTTCCTCGCGGCGGCGAGCGAGATTGCCGGCGTCTCTTACTCCGTTCACAACGCCGGCAGTAAGTCGTTCGTGGAGTCGTTCGCAGCAGACGAGGGCGGCGAAGTCACGCACGCGTTCGCCGCCGAGTTCGACGTGAGCCGGCAGTTCGACTTCCACACGAGCGACCGCGAGACCCTCGACGTGGAACTGTTCCGCGTCGACTGGCGGTAGCCTACTCGTACTCTTCTTGCGTGGCGACGGTGACCGACGTGTTCCCGTACTCCGCGAGCAGCCGGCTCTCGTTGCGCACGAACGTCAGTCCGCCCGCGCGCGCCGTCTCGTTGTCGCCGGGAATCCCGACGGCGTCCACGACGCTCCCGTTTTTCACGACCTGCACGCCGAACGCGCCGTTCTCGGCGTCCACGCGCACCTGTCGCCCCGCGACGACGGGCGACGCGGTCGAACTCTCGGAGGCGTACGCGTGCAGCCAGTTGTCCGTCTCGGCGTACTCGTCGGGCGGGTTCAGGTAGACGTTGTACACCGGACTGCCGCCCTCGGCGACCCAGCCCCGGCGGTGGACCCAGACCGTCTCCTGCCAGTCGAGTCCCCCGACCGTCACGGCGGTGTCGCCGTAGAACGCGAGTTCGCCCGCGCCCACCTCCTCGGTCCAGATGTTCCGGGACTCGCTGGCGACGATGACGCCGCTCGCCGAGACGTTCGTCGCCTGCGCGAAGAACGGCACGTCGACGGCGGCGACGCGCTCGTTCTGCACGTCCTCGGCGTAGGTCACGTCGTAGCCGCGAATCTCCACCGGGTCGCCGCCGAGTTGGGCGTCCTCGACGGTGGTGAGGTTCACGGGCACGGCGACGACTGCCATCGTCGCGACGGGCAACGCGAGCGCGAAGAACGCGGCCCGCCTGCCGGTCACGTCGCGGAACAGCGTGCGCTCGTCGGCCTGCACGACGGCGGTGAGGACGAGCGCGAGCGCCGCCACGAGCAGGACGCCGAGCGCCCGGAAGAGCACGTACTGGGCCGACTGCCCGTACCACCACACCGCCCAGAACGACAGCGACGTGGCGAGCACGACCGACCCGACCCAGATGCGGAGCGCGGACGGCCGGTCGCCGCGTCGCGCGACCAGCACGGCGGCGAGCACGGCGCCGACGAGGAACCCGAACAGGTGGCCCTGCACGGCGATGCCCGCCCACCACGGCGGGCCGAAGGAGGGCGACGCGGACGCGAACGTGATGGGGTCCTGAACGACCGTCCAGAGCACGGACAGCACCTCGCGTCCCGTGGCCGCGACGACGGTCGCGAGCGGGAAGCGCACGAGCGCGAACCCGGCGAACGCGTAGACGACGCCCGAGAAGCCGATGGTCGCGCCCCACGAGAACACGCCCGTCAGCAGACCCACCGCGAGGACGGCGAGCGGGAAGCCGACGAGCGCCCGCACGTAGGGGTTGGTGCGCCACGACGAGAACGACGACTCGCCGCGCCCGGTCGGGTAGTGCGAGACGGCGTACTCGACGAGCGGCGCGAACGCGAGCGTCGCGAGCAGGTTCCCCGTGACGTGCCCGAGGCTGGCGTGTGCGAACGGCGCGGTGACGACGCCGAGGGGGTAGAAGTACGACCACGAGACGAACGGTACGACGAGCAGGCCGGCGTCGGCGCCGCCCTGCACGAACAGGTAGAACGCGGCGACGGCCGCGGTGACCACGAGCGTCCCCCACGGCACGCCGAACAGGAGTCGGGCACGCACCGCGCGGACGGCGCGTCGACCTTCGGCAGTCGAGGTGACGCCGAGTCCGGTGCCGGCGATGACGACCACGGCGGCGTACGCGACGGCGTGCCAGCGGCCGACGGCGCCGAGCGCGACGGCGGCGGCGACGCCAGCGAGTGCCGCGCCGGGCGCGCCGTAGACGAACAGCGAGCGCCCGCGGAACCGCGGCACTGCGGCGAACACCGCGAATACGACGGCGGCCGCGGCGGCGACGACGACCAGCGGCGGGAAGTCCATACAGCCACGAGGCGAACGCGGGACAAAAAAGGGGCGGCGTCGGAACCGCCCACCGGGACCGTCCGGAGCAGGATATCGGACCTCGGTCCCGCCACGACGCGGCGCCGGGTCGCCCCGCGAGGCGGCGACGTTCGAAACGTTGAAACGCCACACGAGCGAATCACGGGCCATGGACTTGCGGGTCATCGAGAAGGGCGACGCGGAGCTCACCATCGAGGTGGCGGGCGAGAATCACACGTTCATGAACGTCCTGAAGGGGTCGCTGTTGGAGACGGATGGCGTCACGGCGGCGTCCTACGACGTGAACCCGGAGCAGTCCGGGGGGCAGACGGAGCCGCTGCTCACCATCAAGACCGAGGAGGGAACCGACCCGCTCGACGCACTGGAGACGGCGGCGAGCAACACCGGTGACGAACTGCGGGACTTCGCGGACACGTTCGAGGCCGCGGTCTAACCGCGAACGACGTCGACGGTGAACCGGCGACCGGCGAACTCGAAGGCGTCGTGTTCGTCGCGAGAAGAGAGTGCTTCGACGTGTTCTTCCAGTTGGACGCGGCGTTCCGGGTGCGTCCGGACGCGGACGCTGTCCGTCTCGCGCCCGAGATACGCGAGCCCGTTTTGCAGTTCGGGGAGCGCGACGACCTCCGTTCGGGTGAGCGACGTCCCTCGCTCGTCGGCGTCGCAGACGACGAGGTAGACGGGTGCAACGCCGCCGGCGTCGCGGGTCAAGTCCACGAATCGCGCCGTGTTGCACTCCACGGCGTCCTCGACCGAGCGGCCCGGCGGGAGCGGGCCGTCGGCCGGACACTGCGTGGGGCCGGCGTCGTCGGCACCCGGCGCGCCGTTCTGTGACATACTATTGGAATGTTCGAGGCGGACTATAAGTCATTCGACGCGCGCAATCAACGTCTGACGGGGACGCCGTGCTCGTCGAGGTACGCCTTCGTCTCGTCGATGGAGTACTCGTCGAAGTGGAAGATAGAGGCGGCGAGCGCGGCGTCCGCGCCCGACTCGAACGCCTCGAGCATGTGCTGGGGGGAGCCACAGCCGGAGGACGCGATGACGGGCGTGGAGACAGCGTCACAGACCGCGCCGGTCAGCGGGAGGTCGTAGCCGTCTTTCGTGCCGTCGGCG
The nucleotide sequence above comes from Halobacterium litoreum. Encoded proteins:
- a CDS encoding METTL5 family protein, translated to MKRALEQRLAEAEGFRDPDPALEQYPTPAGLAAHLIHVADLQGDLAGRTVADLGSGTGMLALAAATRDPTRVLAVEYDPSALAVARENERRVDPGAGIDWLRGDATRPPLANVDTVVMNPPFGAQTGNEHADRRFLAAASEIAGVSYSVHNAGSKSFVESFAADEGGEVTHAFAAEFDVSRQFDFHTSDRETLDVELFRVDWR
- a CDS encoding PAS domain-containing response regulator, which codes for MNFRGRGGSDDGRIRVLHVDDEPGFADLAATFLEREDDAFEVETATSVSDGLDALDDRDVDCVVSDYDMPGRNGIEFLEAVREDHPDLPFVLFTGKGSEEIASDAISAGVTDYLQKGPATEQYAILANRIRNVVDRVRSRRALDERNRRLETLIQNLPGMVYRCRNEPEWPMEFVGGECEALTGYAASALETGDVAWGSDVLHPDDDERVWDAVQSALDAGDPFEVTYRIRTRSGDERVVWERGRGIYADDDLEALEGFITDVTEREHRKRQLERKNARLEALFENSPDMINVHDEEGVIVDANRRFCEELGYDEETVVGMAVWDVDVNATPEDVRAMDAETTTGDLRRIVSEFQRSDGSEFPVEAHLTQLDIDGDDRYLAISRDISERNDE
- a CDS encoding MBL fold metallo-hydrolase, with translation MVHSDWGDWLPTAVADADPDGVAVWYLGCNGFVLKGSEGTTLFVDPYLGTGDPPRTVRMIPVPFDPRDVTEADAVFATHEHTDHVHGPSQAPILAETGATLYAPDDSVTVARDEEEWHDRYAVQQDQYQTVAEGDTVEVGEFTVHVEVANDPDATHPVSYVFEHDAGTVFHGGDTKPSDDFAALGERYDVDLGILAFGTVGRIPDKQTREPKRTRWYNDENQIIEAASDLQFDRLLPSHWDMWKGLTADPTALHHHARSFDYPERLDVVEIGDRVNVTGD
- a CDS encoding helix-turn-helix domain-containing protein; protein product: MTVIAELTLSSPKIVLHESMTAAPDVTVDIESLDGLDPEQPEFVFWAKGTGLDDFDAALREDPSVGTVSRLDVLDDRYLYRIQFSDDVGVVLYPHWLSTGAVLLNLDGQNGEWEARMRFPDRGALREFRTFCEGEDIDFGLQRIYDEPVPEAPGPLTDAQREALEIALERGYFEVPRECSLAEVADEIGVSEQSVSERLRRAARHLVRDAVD
- the dph2 gene encoding diphthamide biosynthesis enzyme Dph2, producing MSHEETRSAGDLRNTGLSLKHDRTWDYELDRIVDEVEERDAEKVGLQFPEGLKRRAPMVADDLRKLLPDDVRVLISGQPCYGACDLDTYMMRRTDVFVHFGHSPMKESEKIIYVPLFSNVDVEPIMEQSLDELEGEEVGLVTTAQHMNLFEEMREWLEERGFDVHTRRGDDRLTHEGQVLGCNYASADIDADQVLYVGGGKFHPLGLAMEHPDKKVVIADPVNNSVSVADTEQFLKQRYASVHKAMDAEKWGVIFCTKIGQGRWDQANEIVENNDNAYLITMDEVTPDRLRNFDMDAFVNTGCPRITTDDGPQFHKPMLTPGEYEIAVGNEPLDSLSFDTFHGTW
- a CDS encoding DNA-directed RNA polymerase subunit L gives rise to the protein MDLRVIEKGDAELTIEVAGENHTFMNVLKGSLLETDGVTAASYDVNPEQSGGQTEPLLTIKTEEGTDPLDALETAASNTGDELRDFADTFEAAV
- a CDS encoding YlbF family regulator — protein: MSVDSDADAAAATETTDADDLARQLGEAITETPEYRAYEETKEAVETNEEVQSRISDFEDLRQDFMLARQTGDATQEDVQEVQEAQAHLHDHPVMAEYLDAQDALEAKFEALNELISEPLSVDFVGESGACCQD
- a CDS encoding rhomboid family intramembrane serine protease: MDFPPLVVVAAAAAVVFAVFAAVPRFRGRSLFVYGAPGAALAGVAAAVALGAVGRWHAVAYAAVVVIAGTGLGVTSTAEGRRAVRAVRARLLFGVPWGTLVVTAAVAAFYLFVQGGADAGLLVVPFVSWSYFYPLGVVTAPFAHASLGHVTGNLLATLAFAPLVEYAVSHYPTGRGESSFSSWRTNPYVRALVGFPLAVLAVGLLTGVFSWGATIGFSGVVYAFAGFALVRFPLATVVAATGREVLSVLWTVVQDPITFASASPSFGPPWWAGIAVQGHLFGFLVGAVLAAVLVARRGDRPSALRIWVGSVVLATSLSFWAVWWYGQSAQYVLFRALGVLLVAALALVLTAVVQADERTLFRDVTGRRAAFFALALPVATMAVVAVPVNLTTVEDAQLGGDPVEIRGYDVTYAEDVQNERVAAVDVPFFAQATNVSASGVIVASESRNIWTEEVGAGELAFYGDTAVTVGGLDWQETVWVHRRGWVAEGGSPVYNVYLNPPDEYAETDNWLHAYASESSTASPVVAGRQVRVDAENGAFGVQVVKNGSVVDAVGIPGDNETARAGGLTFVRNESRLLAEYGNTSVTVATQEEYE